A genomic stretch from Lathyrus oleraceus cultivar Zhongwan6 chromosome 2, CAAS_Psat_ZW6_1.0, whole genome shotgun sequence includes:
- the LOC127117762 gene encoding GBF-interacting protein 1 produces MSGAGGGSRVPIPNNVQNTINEIREITGNHHSSDEIYVVLKECSMDPKETAQKLLYLDTFHEVRRRRKRRKEVLSGRVSEESRSKQHGQGRGARGASGGFSSKFFDGGGGRKLAIQRENGVHIAEKTNGSSTQSDLQKITNTPPQASRGSAVVPHNAANPCNGNSGHGSSSQSLIGSVLSLPETSSAANDTVNQENIQHQAVVAVAAITSPKETVSSITSTDQGKYLSSSDQCPSNHVEGNKLEEATGLSASKNEKSRSMNSTSNPNAILKLNEVESNLLSERLSSSLSLNSSLRPPQDVCKIANVTEVSASEAHVQSTEARQRVTYPKHFQVPEALKGGLTFGSFDTFGPSKRSCRATGCDNSPTPETSPGNDEAVTSRFVIYTIFMILKDMV; encoded by the exons ATGAGCGGCGCTGGTGGCGGCTCTAGGGTTCCGATCCCCAACAATGTACAGAACACCATCAATGAAATCAGAGAGATCACCGGAAATCACCACAGTTCCGATGAAATCTACGTCGTCCTTAAAGAATGTTCTATGGATCCCAAGGAAACCGCTCAGAAGCTTCTCTATTTAG ATACTTTTCATGAGGTAAGAAGGAGACGCAAGAGGAGGAAGGaa GTATTGAGTGGCAGGGTTTCTGAGGAGTCTAGATCAAAACAACATGGACAGGGGAGGGGGGCAAGAGGTGCTTCAGGGGGCTTTTCCTCAAAGTTTTTTG ATGGTGGTGGTGGGAGGAAGCTTGCTATTCAAAGGGAAAATGGAGTCCATATTGCAGAGAAAACTAATGGTTCCTCTACTCAGTCAGATTTACAGAAAATAACTAATACACCACCTCAAGCCTCAAG AGGTTCAGCTGTTGTACCCCATAATGCTGCAAATCCATGCAATGGAAACTCTGGTCATGGTTCTTCTAGCCAATCTCTCATAGGTAGTGTACTGAGCCTCCCTGAAACCAGTTCAGCTGCTAATGACACTGTCAATCAAGAAAATATCCAGCATCAAGCTGTTGTTGCTGTTGCAGCAATCACCTCCCCTAAAGAAACCGTCAGCTCAATTACAAGTACTGACCAAGGAAAATATCTATCAAGTTCTGATCAATGTCCGTCAAATCATGTTGAAGGAAACAAACTTGAAGAAGCCACTGGTTTATCAGCATCCAAGAATGAAAAATCTAGGTCAATGAATTCAACAAGCAACCCAAATGCCATACTAAAGTTAAATGAAGTTGAAAGTAACTTGCTATCTGAGCGACTCTCATCCTCTTTATCATTGAATAGCTCTTTGAGGCCACCTCAAG ATGTTTGTAAAATAGCCAATGTCACAGAAGTATCAGCTTCAGAAGCTCATGTGCAATCAACTGAGGCGAGGCAACGTGTTACTTATCCAAAACATTTCCAAGTGCCAGAGGCTTTGAAAGGTGGTCTGACATTTGGAAGCTTCGATACTTTTGGTCCAAGTAAGAGATCTTGTAGGGCAACTGGTTGTGACAATTCTCCCACTCCTGAAACTTCTCCAGGGAATGATGAAGCTGTTACTTCTAGGTTTGTAATCTATACGATATTCATGATCCTCAAAGATATGGTTTGA